The Vanessa tameamea isolate UH-Manoa-2023 chromosome 31, ilVanTame1 primary haplotype, whole genome shotgun sequence genome includes the window GCTtgcattgcaaatgctggctcaacccaacgatatagatcaaaataatgttctacagtattgtacaccttaaaaaggtctacaaaaagtccgcgatggtatatgtctatctcttagggataactcacaataactatttttaagtgaaataatGGCTTTccacgaagcgattttaagtaatacagcatcaatccttatccaattaagtaccttaaatacattgtgcatttaatatagatcaatatgaagctttacagcgtgtaatttaaatcaatattttcgaagatattacagatttaaaacgcagggacatagcggtttgtattgtctgacGACTGAAAACCTGTGAacattgtaagacattctgtagtacttttagtatcagcattgcacccgtgcgaagccggggcgggtcgctagttataacTAGATAAAAGATCCTAAAAggcaattaaattacttaattgaattttcaaactattaacattatatatcaaaattgtcacctaatatttaaaatttctctcAATTCCTGGTGGGAGTACGGTGTCGTTGGCACAATGATCATCCTGTCCAGGAGGTCGAGTGGTATTCCATGGGGACTCTTGTAGTTCGTCCCTCTGATGCGCGTGATGCCTCGATTCGTCGCCATGATCACGACCGGTGCCGTTTCAGATTCTAACGCTCGGTTTAGGAACGAGAAACATTCGATGTCCAGCATATGGGCCTGCGGATATAAAGGACCCATTGAGTGAGGCGCCAGAGGCAATTTTTAGTGGGATTTCCTCATCTTTCTATCACCCTATAGCCTATTTaagacgagcaaatgagccatctgatggtaagtggtcaccgccgcccatagacaatggcgctgtaagaaatattaaccattccttacatcaccaatgcgccatcaaccttgggaactaagatgttacgtcccttgtgcctgtaagtagttacactggctcactcacccttcaaaccggaacacaacaataccgagtactgctgtttggcggtagaatatctgataagtgggtctaccaccaagtatagtATACTTAGACATTTGATCGAAGCGATATCATTATGGATTCGCAATAAATACGCTTTGATTGTCAATGGTTGCTATCGGAAGTTTGGAAGTAACATTAAAAGGATATAAGCATAGCCTATTTAAATGGAAgcaggaaaaaagataaacaaaccttagatttacgtatttcatgcgatttgctaacaaCTCATCGATATCGTGctctactaagagtttatgattaatatatctttatttataatacaacactattacactcaACTACTCATaaccactttaatttcacttccaaaattccgataacagtttcgtcgacgttcgaaACGCCATTCATTCGCAAATCCACagagaatatcatagattaatcgagctctcgaccaatgatatcgcatcgtattgttgtcaaatgttgtttatttcgcTTTTCTCCTGtgtttggaatagagtatagataaCCAGTGccctaaataaacaaatatggtACCTCATCAATGAAGAGGACACCTGGTATCATTTCCGCCTTCCCCTCCTCCCTCCATTCCGCTACTTTGCTGTTGATTTGTTCTCGTATCTCCGACTTTATTTCTCCCGTATCacctgtaatatatattacatatatacatatattgtaatataataaacacatttccatatatctatacatataataaaattggagtgtctgtttgaaatactaaaataaccgctttttactgaatgcatatatatgtatttttcaatttttgtctgtctgtctgtttattccgACTAATcactggaacggctggaccaaaTATCTTTTTATACTGGGGGTTGGACCCAGGACCTCGCAATCTGGCCTCTAGACCGACCAGGCAGCCAATGTAACTTacactatgtatgtatgtctataGGACTTCACTTCACTTACCAGAAAATAGCGCTAGGAAACCATGCGTTCTAGAATTGATGACGTCAACTTCGTGTAATGTCACCGTGTGGACGACTTCCTTACGCTTCTGGAGCTCACCCTCCGGACACTGAACGAAGCGCGCTTGTTGACCTGGAGGTTGAAAACGAACAGTAAATACCTTTGTCATTTTAAGAACTTCGTATATCAAAAAATACACATCACATGCATAAATTAACAACCCAAAcgtaaactaatataataaatggccAAACCAACTGGCTGGACCAAATAAGATGAAATTTAcaaagcaaacttgaaccccgAGGAAGGACATAGCCTTCTGATGCCTAACCTGGCCAACCAACCAACCAGTCCAACCCTTAAAATGGGTGACTAGTAATATATAGCAAAGATGAATACCGACAGACACAACACAGACAAGACAGTAGAGAGGGGACGGAGAGAAGTGCCGGGATAAGACTGCGTCACGACGTTCGCCGACAGTCGTGACGACTGGACGACCATAGATATATTACAAAGTGAGTCACCCGTTGCGTCGTAGTCTCTAGCGCGTGCAAAACTCCTTCCCAACTTATTGATCTTCCCCGTTGCCTTATCTATTGTTATGACGTCTCCAGCTTGAACCTGAaacaaaggttttatatatatatatatatattcttaacgCCGAATGTATCAATACTTTGGAGCGTaagatatcaataaaaaagcGTGCAATCGTCTGTCTTAGCGGCTCGAGTTTATTTTTGGCGCGAAATTTGGGCACTTCGTACTGCCAAACTTGGGAGCTGAGATGTTACGGCTCTTGTGTCTGCAGTTAGACTgactcagccttcaaactgtaccacaacaataccaagtatttctACAGGCAGTGCCGGCGTTACGGCGCCCAATTTGAGGGGGGGGGGGCATGATCTGCAGTCTCTTGCCCTCCATCCTACACTCATAACTCTATGCATATCGTTAGAATCGATCCTCGATCACACTGCAATTACGCTCGCTACGTACGAAAAAAAGGTAACCCCATGTTTTTGTTTCGAAGACCTTCCCAGTCCAACCCTGGTCATATAAAAGGGCGCCGATTGCATGTTATGGCGCCTAAATGGTTAAGGCCGGCCCTGGCTACAGGTGAAtacatgatgagtgggtggtacctacccagacaggcttgcacaaagtcctaccaccatgTAATTATTACTGTATATTACCTTTTCTTTGAGCAGCGAGTcgatcatcttagttcccatgtcGTAGTTGGTCTCCATGTCGGTCGTCTTGAGCGTGAGTCGTCCGGAGCGCGCCCCCCCTCCCCCCGCGGAGCGCTCCACCATCACCTCCACGACTTCGCCCTCGATTATCTCGGATTCCTCTctggaaatttattaaaacaattgatatttagaataaaaattatttaaggaagcatttataaaatgtcgtctgtctgtctgtatgtacaCATTGATCCCCGTAATTAATAAACAGTTTCATACGGTTTTTACCGGTAAACAGATCAGCTCAGCTGGACTACATATATCCACTcattttacacaaataaaaccACAATGAGCTGCGAGTATTACTTAAAGTATAGCTTACTTGATCCTTATTCCAATGGATTTTCTTATAGATTGTGTCAACGCTTCTGTTTTGCTCATTTCCAGCGAATATATCTCTGATCCTGAAACATATATAgaagtaaagttaaatattcaTGCCTATAAATTTTCCAACTCTGGACTAagggcttggagcttattccaccactctgctccaatgtcggttggtggattcacatgtggcagaatttctctGATATTAGACAAAGGCAGGTTTCACGAAgctttccttcaccaccgagcaagagataaattacaaacacaaaataagcacatgaaaattcagtgctcgCCTGGATTTGAATCTTCAAttatcggttaaggtgcacgcgcTCTAATCACTGCACTGTCTTGGCTCCGAGGaatgtattaaattactttacgaTTCATCAccgatcacgtgactcattaCGTCACGGCGTTCACacgtgttaataattattattaatagacgACATATGTAATCACATTGGTATCTCTAGATATGAATACTCACCGGCCATGCTCGTAAACGGTGTATCAGGTCCAAGAGCTTGAGCCAAGCCCATAGCGATAGCTGTCTTCCCCGTACCTGGCTGACCGGCAAGCAACACAGCTCGGCCTGCTATTTTgcctataaataacattaaaacacattgattgtaacaaaaaatggTACCGGATATACAACAGTGTTCATGTAAGTGAGCAAAGACAGGTAcaatttttatgtcaaatgGGATTTATACAgaccaagaaaaaaaaaaaaaatccatttctTATTCTTCTTGAAGTCtaaaccttttttataaaaagtgttaAAATGATGTCAGTACAAGAGTGTGACCCAAGATATGTTCAAATATATGTCaatttgattgattaatattccacaaataataatatatccatGAACTATTAcacagtttataaaaatataggtcTCAGTGTGTAATACATACACGGTCATCAAAAAACAATTTACGTAGATCGGGTACTgtctatcctagctaggctaattCAATAACCTATGTTGACGATAATCAGCCCTCTCCCtgcaacatcttagtttccaacgTTGACACATTAGTGATGTGATAAATCTATCTATCAGACTATCAAAGCAGaaactcaataaaattttactagcCCGCTGCTAACCGAGGCAGGTaaagacaaataattatatgaaaatgaatatatatatcacttGAGGATATTGCTTTACATTAGTCAATAGACAATGATGTATATGTTTAAGGATTGTGAACCACCAATATGGAAGGATCTATGtgctgtatatatatacattgcaTCAAACTATAAGTCCCTCGctctataaatgttgaatgtttgttgatgtttgtgtttagtccagtttgttcattatgtaaatatattaaatttaataaaattaagttgtgaatagttCAATTGAGtgccatattttattatatatagtttagaatatTAACAATGATTTCTACTTTACCTTATTAAATCGTAATGTTttttgttgtgttgtgttgtttAACAAAAAACTTACTTTAAACTAGATTTTGCTGTCTCTATGTCGGAATACAATACAATCAAAATTACCAAAATTCTTATCACACTTATACAATACCAATAGACGGAGTGATCGACGAGAAAAGGATTAGGCATATAATTCACTAtggttttgtatatatttgctGAAATATGACTTTGATCATGATGACTCCTAGCATTAGTGGTATGTTCTGCGTTAACAAATAGCTTCTATGTATATGACCAACACTTTTGGTAGACCTTTACTCAATCCATACCAAGTAGAGACTGGTAGGTAtttcatattaatgtttataaaatgctTAGATTATTAATATGTCTAGGTAGACTTTCAAAGCCTAAAAAAATAGTGGCCGAGTCTTAGCCACTAAGTATCcacaaacttaaataataaagttttctattgcattattttaaaaacatatatttttttatttatttggttgcTATAGCGACGGCATTGTTACCTTCTCGAATCATCTGCAGGATGACGCCAGCCGCCTTCCTCGCCATCTTCTGGCCCACCATGCCCTGGGATATAGCTCTTGGTTCCAACGCATCGTCTAAACCAAGCCCGCGTATGTGAGAATGAGCGCCGATACGTTCTATACGAGTTATTGACCTGACTTCTTGTACTTGCGCCGCTGCTAACGACTAGAATtacgttttaaaacatttaaacacctCATCGAAGTATTTTgaatgacaatattttataaaaaacacatgATATTggaggttattttaataatgtttacacTTCATTTGgtattatttgttgttataaaggaatttaatagtgtaacaataaatttaagtacACTTACAGCCATTTTTAAGAACCActtatttgtaaagaaattaCTTGTGATACAAATtacaaactttatataaaatgtccTGTTGCCGCAAAAATCAAACAATGAATGACAGTTATACTAAAATACTGTCAGTTTTGATCTGTTTGGAAACTGTTGCCCGGaaactacaatttaaattattaaaaaagatttgATGATCAATAGTGACAtttgatacaattaaatattagttttattatttttttaaaacatttatcatatttaaaagtatgttctactaaataatgtaaatattatttagtaatattttttaatacaatgtgTCCGAGCCAAGGATAAAATTGTTACTTAATTTTacaagacaaaaaaaattagaatttttttataacatttgcgtgaaacaattttattacaaattttgatTTCAGTAACATTGGTTGCTACTATTCAATATTAGACGCAAAATAATATCAAGAGGATTAGTAGTTTTTAGGTGTAAccgaaaaaattgtaaatttccatgcgacataaatttatttttattcaacaataaGTCTCGTCAGACTATTACGATActacaactgttttttttttttaatttaataattaggcGGACCTGCTGGAATGGACCACCTGTAGTTAAGTGGACCAACGCCCCTAGACATTAgtgttgttaaaaatacatattaaccatcccttactccaccaaccttaggaactgagatgttatgtcccttgtgcgtgtagttacactggctcactcactcttcaaaccagaacacaacagtaccaagtattgctgcttggcggtagaatatctgatgagtgggtaccgtGGTGGGACCAGACGTACTTTCACAAATCTCAAAGATACCTCTCTTTGTCTACACGTATTGTCGTGTAGCAaactttttagtttatataacaaGACAAAATCTAAGCAGACCCGTCTTAAGGCACCTCACCGATACACTTTAACGTACttaaaacaactatttataaaacaatgattaatattcttaattttaactgtttaaaataaattctttcaatTTTGAAATAGTTACAAAGTACAACAGTTGTtagtactattttaaatttttgtttctttcatttataataattttatgtggtTTCCGTGGAATACAACAAGacgtgttctttttttatgttatagggggcaaacgattAGATATATTAGATTACCACCgcctatggacatctgcaacaccaggggggttgcaggtgcgttgccggacttttaggaaggagtaggctctttttttgaaggttccggttcggaaaaaccgccggcgaaagctggttccacagagtggttgtgcgaggcagaaaatatgttaaaaatcgcgctgtcgttgattttcggacatctaggtgatgcgggtgaaatttagagtTTTGAGttgtgaaattcagctgccgggattaatccaaacaattcctcggaacattccccgtggaagattcggtagaagatgcagtgatccaacatctctacgcagagccaaaggatcgagcacaTCAGAAAGgacttgatcgtcgataattcgagctgctctacgttggatacggtcaaatggaaggagctggtactggggagcacccgcccagaggtgagagcagtactccacttgaggccgaatttgctccttgtatagtcttaggcgatgtgccgacgtgaaatactgttttgccttgctgagcacaccgagcttttttgatgccaatttggctttgccttccaattgacctcGTAACACTATGAGATATTGTAGGTATAGTACACACGTGCTTGCGTTGCATAGCAATGATTACGATGCCTGTATACGTATACTAtgttccaaccataagaggagaaaagccaaacaaacaacatttgacagcaaattgacgcgatatcttgtctgagagcttgattaatctatgatgttCACTAtttatttgcgaaaaaattgcgttttgaccGTCGATGAAACTGTTATCAATCGAAATgttatccactttaattttgcaagtaaaattaaagtagatatgAGTAATTAAGTGTggttaaaacaaagtcgcttaccgctgtctgtctgtccctgtgtatgcttagatctttaaaattacacaccggattttgatgcggttttcctTAATAGACAGAttgattcaaaaggaaggtttatatgtataatacatacacaatacagtagagaaacactgataattttagaggtttctaatgcgATGGTTtctgtggcgatctttgggggaggcctatgtccagcagtggacgtccttcggctgacatgaatgaatgaataatgcgatgtcgtaaataaacacattttttgcgcttacattgtaaactgTAGCTGAACCCTAAGAGAAAGTTAGTATACTTTTGTCAATTTagtcattgttttatatatttgtcctgcttttttttattttggtgtttcatctttttgaatttatataattaatatttgtaattcacCGAATTGCTTCTTTACTGCTATACA containing:
- the LOC113402836 gene encoding ruvB-like 2, which codes for MASLAAAQVQEVRSITRIERIGAHSHIRGLGLDDALEPRAISQGMVGQKMARKAAGVILQMIREGKIAGRAVLLAGQPGTGKTAIAMGLAQALGPDTPFTSMAGSEIYSLEMSKTEALTQSIRKSIGIRIKEESEIIEGEVVEVMVERSAGGGGARSGRLTLKTTDMETNYDMGTKMIDSLLKEKVQAGDVITIDKATGKINKLGRSFARARDYDATGQQARFVQCPEGELQKRKEVVHTVTLHEVDVINSRTHGFLALFSGDTGEIKSEIREQINSKVAEWREEGKAEMIPGVLFIDEAHMLDIECFSFLNRALESETAPVVIMATNRGITRIRGTNYKSPHGIPLDLLDRMIIVPTTPYSHQELREILNIRCEEEDCQMSADALTVLTRVATETSLRYAIQLITTASLVAKRRKASEVSMEDVKKVYSLFLDEHRSEQFLKEYQDEFMFNDGGGDAAQMMEVAQ